A window from Candidatus Rokuibacteriota bacterium encodes these proteins:
- a CDS encoding acyl-CoA carboxylase subunit beta — MGMKDLVEDLKARRVRALAMGGAEAIAKQHAEGKLTVRERIDRLFDPGSFYEIGLLATHANISPAMKGKETPADGVVTGFGKINGRPASLIAYDFTVMAGSMGRTAEVKCNRARETALSKRMPMIWLIDSAGARIQEAIGSTFAQSGFLFREESIMSGVVPMVAAMMGPGAAGTAYIPALSDFVPMVKGTSHMALGGPPLVKAIVGEDITAEELGGSKVHTEISGVADLEVADDAACIDAIKEYLSYFPGSNLEQPPILPSDDPADRMDEALLSIVPDSARRAYDMKKVIAAIVDRGHFFEIKPGWAKNLITCFTRLGGRSVGIVANQPMVLGGALDVDSADKAARFIMLCDAFHIPLVFLQDVPGFMVGSKVEKQGIIRHGAKMLYAVSEATVPKVTVVVRKAYGAGYFVMCGKAYEPDLIVAWPTAEISVMGPEGGTNIIFRKEIAAAANPDEERASRVEEFRKLINPYIAAAGAFIDDVIDPRETRPVLIRALEMAATKKVDRPWKKHGVMPV; from the coding sequence ATGGGCATGAAGGATCTGGTTGAAGATCTCAAGGCGCGGCGCGTGCGCGCGCTCGCCATGGGCGGGGCGGAAGCGATCGCCAAGCAGCACGCTGAGGGCAAGCTGACGGTCCGCGAGCGGATCGACCGCCTCTTCGACCCGGGCTCCTTCTACGAGATCGGGCTCCTCGCGACCCACGCCAACATCTCGCCGGCCATGAAGGGCAAGGAGACGCCTGCCGACGGCGTCGTGACGGGCTTCGGCAAGATCAACGGCCGGCCGGCTTCGCTGATCGCCTACGACTTCACGGTGATGGCGGGCTCCATGGGGCGCACGGCCGAGGTTAAGTGCAACCGCGCGCGCGAGACCGCGCTTTCCAAGCGCATGCCGATGATCTGGCTCATCGACTCGGCGGGCGCGCGCATCCAGGAGGCCATCGGCTCCACCTTCGCCCAGTCGGGGTTCCTCTTCCGGGAAGAATCCATCATGTCGGGCGTCGTGCCGATGGTCGCGGCCATGATGGGCCCGGGCGCGGCGGGCACGGCCTATATCCCGGCGCTGTCGGACTTCGTGCCCATGGTCAAGGGCACGAGCCACATGGCCTTGGGCGGCCCGCCGCTCGTCAAGGCCATCGTCGGCGAGGACATCACCGCGGAGGAGCTGGGCGGTTCCAAGGTCCACACGGAGATTTCCGGCGTGGCCGATCTCGAAGTGGCCGACGACGCCGCATGCATCGACGCGATCAAGGAGTACCTGTCCTACTTCCCGGGGTCCAACCTCGAGCAGCCGCCGATCCTGCCGAGCGACGACCCCGCCGACAGGATGGACGAGGCGCTGCTCTCTATCGTGCCCGACAGCGCGCGCCGGGCCTATGACATGAAGAAGGTCATCGCGGCCATCGTGGACCGCGGACACTTCTTCGAGATCAAGCCGGGCTGGGCGAAGAACCTGATCACCTGCTTCACCCGCCTGGGCGGCCGCTCCGTCGGCATCGTCGCCAACCAGCCCATGGTGCTGGGCGGGGCGCTGGACGTGGACTCGGCCGACAAGGCCGCGCGCTTCATCATGCTCTGCGACGCCTTCCACATCCCCCTGGTGTTCCTCCAGGACGTCCCGGGCTTCATGGTCGGCTCCAAGGTCGAGAAGCAGGGGATCATCCGACACGGCGCCAAGATGCTCTACGCCGTCAGCGAGGCGACGGTGCCGAAGGTCACGGTGGTGGTGCGCAAGGCGTACGGCGCAGGCTACTTCGTCATGTGCGGCAAGGCATACGAACCCGACCTGATCGTCGCGTGGCCTACGGCGGAGATCTCAGTGATGGGTCCCGAGGGCGGCACCAACATCATCTTCCGCAAGGAGATCGCCGCCGCCGCCAACCCCGACGAAGAGCGCGCGAGCCGGGTCGAGGAGTTCCGCAAGCTCATCAACCCCTATATCGCCGCCGCCGGCGCCTTCATCGACGACGTCATCGACCCGCGGGAGACCCGGCCCGTCCTGATCCGCGCCCTCGAGATGGCCGCCACCAAGAAGGTCGACCGCCCCTGGAAGAAGCACGGAGTGATGCCGGTATAG
- a CDS encoding DinB family protein, which translates to MELELDRELIRGIWGYHWWGNRKHFDEVAALGEDTARKEVGKQFSFPTLKGMLAHIYGADRIWLERWKGNSPTKLYGDADFASLADLRKSWNALEAEQKAFMTALGTADLKRTLDYKATDGKPFSQPLWQLLQHVVNHATHHRSEVATMVTMTKGSPAPTDMVLYYRLPKA; encoded by the coding sequence ATGGAGCTCGAGCTGGACCGTGAGCTGATTCGGGGTATCTGGGGCTATCACTGGTGGGGCAACCGCAAGCACTTCGACGAGGTGGCGGCGCTGGGCGAAGATACGGCCAGGAAGGAAGTCGGCAAGCAGTTCAGCTTCCCGACGCTCAAGGGCATGCTCGCCCACATCTACGGCGCCGACCGGATCTGGCTCGAACGCTGGAAGGGAAATTCGCCGACCAAGCTCTACGGCGACGCCGACTTCGCGAGCCTGGCTGATCTCAGGAAGAGCTGGAACGCGCTCGAGGCCGAGCAGAAGGCCTTCATGACGGCCCTCGGGACGGCAGACCTCAAGAGGACGCTGGACTACAAGGCGACGGACGGCAAGCCCTTCAGCCAGCCGCTCTGGCAGCTCCTCCAGCACGTGGTCAACCACGCGACCCATCACCGCAGCGAGGTCGCGACCATGGTGACCATGACCAAGGGCTCGCCGGCGCCGACCGACATGGTGCTCTACTACCGTCTGCCCAAGGCCTGA
- a CDS encoding biotin/lipoyl-binding carrier protein, with the protein MAEDVKAHITGVVFQITSKVGDSLAAGDPVIVLESMKMEIPVEAPRAGKVKEIKVAEGQTVQEGDTVAVLD; encoded by the coding sequence ATGGCTGAAGACGTCAAGGCGCACATCACGGGCGTGGTCTTCCAGATCACGAGCAAGGTCGGCGACTCGCTGGCAGCTGGAGATCCCGTGATCGTGCTGGAGTCCATGAAGATGGAGATCCCGGTGGAGGCGCCGCGGGCCGGCAAGGTGAAGGAGATCAAGGTGGCCGAGGGGCAGACCGTGCAGGAAGGCGACACGGTCGCCGTCCTGGACTAG
- a CDS encoding acetyl-CoA carboxylase biotin carboxylase subunit — protein MLESVLVANRGEIARRIFRACRALGIRTIAVYSEADADWPHAREADEAVLIGPAPARESYLSVERVLEAARRTGAGAIHPGYGFLSENWGFAKACEEAGLVFVGPPWRVIQQMGDKVGARRQMLWAGVPVVPGSEGPVASLDLARQTAGEIGYPVMLKAAAGGGGIGMVKVADESALAQAYATAERRAQAAFGSAALFVERYLTEPRHVEVQVFGDGGGQVVHLHERECSIQRRHQKLIEESPAPCLPQGLKERLTAAAVQGARSVGYVNAGTMEFIVQGEEFYFLEMNTRLQVEHPVTEEVTGLDLVQAQLKVASGEALPWRQEDILQRGAAIECRIYAEDPAKNFMPSPGTITRWSPPQGPGIRLESGVAEGCQVSVHYDPLLAKLVAAGATREEAIARMEAALRAFVVEGPKTAIPFHLRVMRSAAFREGRTHTQMVEQGAFNG, from the coding sequence GTGCTCGAGAGCGTCCTCGTCGCCAACCGCGGGGAGATCGCCCGCCGCATCTTCCGCGCCTGCAGGGCCCTCGGTATCCGCACGATCGCCGTCTACTCCGAGGCCGACGCCGACTGGCCCCACGCGCGTGAAGCCGACGAAGCCGTCCTGATCGGCCCCGCGCCCGCCCGGGAGAGCTATCTCAGCGTCGAGCGCGTACTCGAGGCCGCGCGCCGGACAGGCGCCGGGGCGATCCATCCCGGCTACGGCTTCCTCTCCGAGAACTGGGGATTCGCCAAGGCGTGCGAGGAGGCGGGGCTCGTCTTCGTCGGGCCTCCATGGCGCGTGATCCAGCAGATGGGCGACAAGGTCGGTGCGAGGCGCCAGATGCTCTGGGCCGGCGTGCCCGTCGTGCCCGGCAGCGAAGGCCCCGTCGCCTCGCTCGACCTGGCCCGGCAGACTGCGGGGGAGATCGGCTACCCGGTGATGCTGAAGGCCGCGGCAGGCGGAGGCGGTATCGGCATGGTCAAGGTCGCAGACGAATCGGCGCTCGCGCAGGCGTACGCGACGGCCGAGCGCCGCGCGCAGGCGGCCTTCGGCTCGGCCGCGCTCTTCGTGGAGCGCTATCTCACCGAGCCGCGCCATGTCGAGGTGCAGGTCTTTGGCGACGGAGGCGGGCAGGTGGTGCACCTGCACGAGAGGGAGTGCTCGATCCAGCGGCGCCACCAGAAGCTCATCGAAGAGAGCCCGGCTCCGTGCCTGCCGCAGGGCCTCAAGGAGCGCCTGACGGCGGCGGCCGTCCAGGGCGCCAGGTCGGTCGGCTACGTCAACGCCGGGACGATGGAGTTCATCGTCCAGGGTGAGGAGTTCTACTTCCTGGAGATGAACACGCGGCTTCAAGTAGAGCACCCCGTGACCGAAGAGGTGACGGGGCTCGACCTCGTCCAGGCTCAGTTAAAGGTGGCGTCCGGGGAGGCCCTGCCGTGGCGCCAGGAGGATATTCTCCAGCGCGGCGCCGCCATCGAGTGCCGCATCTACGCTGAGGACCCGGCCAAGAACTTCATGCCCTCGCCGGGGACGATTACACGCTGGAGCCCGCCCCAAGGCCCCGGCATCCGCCTCGAAAGCGGGGTCGCCGAAGGCTGCCAGGTTTCGGTACACTACGACCCGTTGCTGGCCAAGCTGGTGGCCGCGGGCGCGACGCGCGAGGAAGCGATCGCCCGCATGGAGGCGGCGTTGAGAGCCTTCGTCGTCGAGGGGCCCAAGACCGCCATTCCGTTCCACCTGCGCGTGATGCGAAGCGCGGCGTTCCGCGAGGGACGCACCCATACCCAGATGGTCGAACAAGGAGCGTTCAATGGCTGA
- a CDS encoding DUF455 family protein, with amino-acid sequence MERQIAYDKLAREDRFVRMRAREVAESKVSQGLTPFPELTSRESIKERAHGILVGEMQAMEGAGRSVYDFPDAPWEFTMDMARQVWDESRHVEIYIRLLEHLGGYIGEYPETTILWRCACAEDAAARVAGVNRGLEGLACDVFNQLVYIGRKMGDPILERAVDFVLADEITHVRMGSKWLTKLTEGDPERRRKAIEFQETIDERFNLGGARQLGDHEVVPISIAIEARKLAGFTDEEIERLIKTTQRSQVY; translated from the coding sequence ATGGAGCGTCAGATCGCGTATGACAAGCTGGCCCGCGAGGACCGCTTCGTCCGGATGCGGGCCCGGGAGGTCGCGGAGAGCAAGGTCTCCCAGGGGCTCACGCCCTTCCCCGAGTTGACGAGCCGCGAGTCCATCAAGGAGCGCGCCCACGGCATCCTGGTCGGCGAGATGCAGGCCATGGAGGGCGCCGGCCGCAGTGTCTACGACTTCCCCGACGCGCCGTGGGAGTTCACCATGGACATGGCGCGCCAGGTCTGGGACGAGTCCCGCCACGTCGAGATCTACATCCGCCTCCTCGAGCACCTCGGCGGCTACATCGGCGAGTACCCAGAGACGACCATCCTCTGGCGCTGCGCCTGCGCCGAGGACGCCGCCGCGCGCGTGGCCGGCGTCAACCGGGGCCTCGAGGGCCTGGCCTGCGACGTCTTCAACCAGCTGGTCTACATCGGCCGGAAAATGGGCGACCCCATCCTGGAGCGCGCCGTGGACTTCGTGCTGGCCGACGAGATTACCCACGTGCGGATGGGCTCGAAGTGGCTGACGAAGCTGACGGAGGGCGACCCGGAGCGCCGGCGCAAGGCGATCGAGTTCCAGGAGACCATCGACGAACGTTTCAACCTCGGCGGCGCCAGGCAGCTGGGTGACCACGAGGTCGTGCCCATCTCGATCGCGATCGAGGCCCGGAAGCTCGCGGGCTTCACCGACGAGGAGATCGAGCGCCTGATCAAGACGACACAGCGCTCCCAGGTCTACTGA
- a CDS encoding branched-chain amino acid ABC transporter permease, with protein sequence MDKFLQYSLTGLSAGSLYALVALGVVLIYRSTRVLNFAHGDIATFGTFVAFSLLSDKFSFPVALVLSLAAGAAVGIAFYFVVLVKAQRRGANLLSMIILTLGLALIIQGLVVWKWGAEPVALPFPISDTKTYKMGAVVVSQLSLATMAAGLVGSLLLYLLVQKTRLGLAMRATSENVMAAQTLGIPTRMVLSVSWGVASALGVVAGIFLAPALLLDPFFMLDPFLKGFAAAVLGGLNSLPGAVLGALILGVAESLTGAYLSIQFKNTLAFVIIIVVLLIRPEGLLGKEFKERV encoded by the coding sequence GTGGACAAGTTCCTCCAGTACTCGCTGACCGGCCTCTCCGCGGGAAGCCTCTACGCTCTCGTGGCGCTCGGCGTCGTGCTCATCTACCGCTCGACCCGCGTGCTGAACTTCGCGCACGGCGATATCGCGACGTTCGGGACCTTCGTCGCGTTCTCGCTGCTCTCCGACAAGTTCTCCTTCCCCGTGGCGCTGGTGCTCTCGCTGGCGGCCGGCGCGGCGGTGGGCATCGCCTTCTACTTCGTGGTGCTGGTGAAGGCGCAGCGGCGGGGGGCGAACCTCCTCAGCATGATCATCCTGACCCTGGGGCTGGCGCTCATCATCCAGGGGCTGGTGGTCTGGAAGTGGGGCGCCGAGCCCGTCGCGCTGCCCTTTCCGATCTCCGACACCAAGACGTACAAGATGGGGGCGGTGGTGGTGAGCCAGCTGTCGCTGGCGACCATGGCCGCGGGGCTCGTCGGCAGCCTGCTGCTCTACCTCCTCGTCCAGAAGACGCGGCTCGGCCTGGCCATGCGCGCGACCTCCGAGAACGTCATGGCCGCCCAGACTCTCGGCATCCCGACCCGGATGGTCCTGTCCGTCTCTTGGGGGGTGGCGTCCGCCCTCGGCGTCGTGGCGGGTATCTTTCTCGCGCCCGCGCTCCTGCTCGACCCGTTCTTCATGCTCGACCCGTTCCTGAAGGGTTTTGCCGCCGCGGTGCTGGGCGGTCTCAACAGCCTGCCCGGCGCCGTCCTGGGCGCGCTCATCCTCGGCGTGGCCGAGAGCCTGACCGGGGCCTACCTGAGCATCCAGTTCAAGAACACCCTCGCCTTCGTCATCATCATCGTGGTCCTGCTCATCCGCCCCGAAGGCCTCCTCGGCAAGGAGTTCAAGGAACGCGTGTAA
- a CDS encoding branched-chain amino acid ABC transporter permease, whose protein sequence is MDLVESYAEDLRFARKRVTRALLGLLLLALAVFPLVVPDWMVFLATLVALYSIGVMGQNILIGYTGQISFGQAGFLAIGAFGFGHLRIWGAPFPVALLGAGLAAALAGVLVGFPSLRLKGPYLSIATLGFGVAVYQVFVNWEVLSGGRSGLAIAKLKPMFGMSTTRYEYYLYVLLLALFTLATYNLISSYVGRAFIAIRDSDIAAEVNGVNLTRYKLLAFAISSFYTGVHGALYAQVLGHIEPQIFNISESITLFVAVIIGGVASIEGAILGAAFVTLVPKLLSNFREFVPVVFGLTILIVLIFEPLGLFGRWLKTRLYFQLWPFR, encoded by the coding sequence ATGGACCTCGTCGAGTCGTACGCCGAAGACCTCCGCTTCGCGCGCAAGCGCGTCACCCGGGCCCTCCTCGGGCTCCTGCTCCTGGCGCTCGCCGTGTTCCCGCTGGTGGTGCCCGACTGGATGGTCTTCCTGGCGACGCTCGTGGCGCTGTACTCCATCGGCGTCATGGGCCAGAACATCCTGATCGGATACACGGGGCAGATCTCGTTCGGCCAGGCGGGCTTCCTCGCCATCGGCGCCTTCGGCTTCGGCCACCTGCGGATCTGGGGCGCGCCCTTTCCGGTGGCCCTGCTCGGCGCCGGCCTCGCTGCGGCGCTCGCCGGCGTGCTGGTCGGCTTTCCGTCGCTCCGACTGAAGGGGCCGTATCTGTCCATCGCGACGCTCGGCTTCGGCGTGGCGGTCTACCAGGTGTTCGTCAACTGGGAGGTGCTCTCGGGCGGGCGCTCGGGGCTGGCCATCGCCAAGCTCAAGCCGATGTTCGGGATGTCGACCACGCGGTACGAGTACTACCTCTACGTCCTCCTGCTCGCCCTCTTCACGCTCGCCACCTATAACCTGATCTCGTCCTACGTCGGCCGCGCCTTCATCGCCATCCGCGACTCGGACATCGCGGCGGAGGTCAACGGCGTCAACCTGACGCGCTACAAGCTCCTGGCCTTCGCCATCTCATCCTTCTACACGGGCGTCCACGGCGCCCTCTACGCCCAGGTCCTGGGGCACATCGAGCCGCAGATCTTCAACATCTCCGAGTCCATCACCCTCTTCGTGGCCGTCATCATCGGCGGCGTCGCCTCGATCGAGGGCGCCATCCTCGGCGCGGCCTTCGTCACGCTCGTGCCCAAGCTGCTCTCCAACTTCCGCGAGTTCGTGCCGGTGGTCTTCGGCCTGACCATCCTGATCGTGCTGATCTTCGAGCCGCTCGGTCTCTTCGGCCGCTGGCTCAAGACCCGCCTGTATTTCCAGCTCTGGCCTTTCAGGTGA
- a CDS encoding AMP-binding protein, whose product MTEPRTLPQLFAQQVARLGDRLAIRFKDYGIWHRVTWRQYGEEVDRVAAALLAFGLGRQENVAVLGENRPEWLYCHLGIQTAGGATCGIYPTSAPEQIKYLLNHSEARLLFVDNEEQLDKVLPVVGETRVERVVVWDAKGLWGFADDRVIFFDDFLKQGKTFADAHPGAVGECREQGEPGDTAMIIYTSGTTGPPKGAMLSHASILWGTASAQQLNPVTEDDEVVSYLPFAHVYENLISVFGGVRAGYVVNFVESMDTLFQNVREISPTYFGSVPRIWEKLASTVDLRMDDSTWVKRTLYRWAVGVGRRYARVKYQPGGASLGLRALYAAAYWLVLAHLKRRLGFDRIRLAVCGAAPASPELFEFYHALGIPLIEGYGMTESTGVISINPVARPRVGTVGIPLPGVEVRLDEDGEILTRGPHVFKGYFKEPELTAQTIDRDGWLHTGDVGAWDDGYLKIMDRKKDIIITAGGKNITPAYIENKLKFSPYIQDAVVIGDRRKYLVALILIEEDNVTKFAQDQRVPFTTFQDLTQSPEIVRLIEGEVDKVNKTLSQVEGIKKVALLPRRFYEEEGDVTPTKKVKRRSLETRYGDLIESLYT is encoded by the coding sequence ATGACCGAGCCCCGGACGCTGCCGCAGCTCTTCGCCCAGCAGGTTGCCCGGCTGGGGGACCGCCTGGCCATCCGCTTCAAGGACTACGGCATCTGGCACCGGGTCACCTGGCGTCAGTACGGCGAGGAAGTCGACCGCGTCGCCGCGGCGCTCCTGGCCTTCGGGCTCGGGCGCCAGGAGAACGTGGCGGTGCTCGGCGAAAACCGTCCCGAGTGGCTCTACTGCCACCTGGGCATCCAGACGGCGGGCGGCGCCACCTGCGGCATCTACCCGACGTCCGCGCCCGAGCAGATCAAGTACCTGCTCAATCATTCCGAGGCGCGCCTCCTCTTCGTCGACAACGAGGAGCAGCTCGACAAGGTGCTCCCGGTCGTCGGCGAGACGCGCGTCGAGCGCGTCGTCGTCTGGGACGCCAAGGGGCTCTGGGGCTTCGCCGACGACCGAGTGATATTTTTCGACGACTTCCTCAAGCAGGGGAAGACCTTCGCGGACGCCCATCCGGGCGCCGTCGGAGAGTGCCGCGAGCAGGGAGAGCCCGGCGACACGGCCATGATCATCTACACCTCGGGGACGACAGGGCCGCCCAAGGGCGCCATGCTGTCCCACGCCTCGATCCTGTGGGGCACGGCGTCGGCCCAGCAGCTCAACCCGGTCACCGAGGACGACGAGGTCGTCTCGTATCTCCCGTTCGCCCACGTCTACGAGAACCTGATCTCGGTCTTCGGAGGCGTGCGCGCCGGCTACGTCGTCAACTTCGTCGAGAGCATGGACACGCTCTTCCAGAACGTGCGGGAGATCTCGCCGACCTACTTCGGCAGCGTGCCGCGCATCTGGGAGAAGCTGGCCTCGACGGTCGATCTCAGGATGGACGACTCGACCTGGGTCAAGCGGACACTCTACCGCTGGGCCGTCGGTGTCGGGCGCCGCTACGCGCGCGTCAAGTACCAGCCGGGCGGCGCGTCCCTCGGGCTCCGGGCGCTCTACGCCGCGGCCTACTGGCTGGTGCTCGCCCACTTGAAGCGCCGGCTCGGCTTCGACAGGATCCGGCTCGCCGTCTGCGGCGCGGCGCCGGCCTCGCCCGAGCTCTTCGAGTTCTACCACGCCCTCGGCATCCCGCTGATCGAGGGATACGGAATGACGGAGTCCACGGGAGTCATTTCGATCAACCCCGTCGCCCGGCCCCGGGTCGGGACCGTGGGCATCCCGCTGCCGGGCGTCGAGGTCAGGCTGGACGAGGACGGCGAGATCCTCACGCGGGGACCGCACGTCTTCAAGGGCTACTTCAAGGAGCCCGAGCTGACGGCGCAGACCATAGACCGGGACGGGTGGCTCCACACGGGCGACGTGGGCGCCTGGGACGACGGCTACCTCAAGATCATGGACCGCAAGAAGGACATCATCATCACGGCGGGGGGCAAGAACATCACGCCGGCCTACATCGAAAACAAGCTCAAGTTCAGCCCGTACATCCAGGACGCGGTGGTGATCGGCGACCGGCGCAAGTACCTGGTCGCCCTGATCCTCATCGAGGAGGACAACGTCACCAAGTTCGCCCAGGATCAGCGTGTCCCGTTCACGACCTTCCAGGATCTGACGCAGAGCCCCGAGATCGTCCGGCTCATCGAGGGCGAGGTGGACAAGGTCAACAAGACGCTGTCGCAAGTCGAGGGGATCAAGAAGGTCGCGCTCCTGCCCCGGCGCTTCTACGAGGAGGAGGGGGACGTGACGCCGACCAAGAAGGTCAAGCGCCGCTCGCTCGAGACGCGCTACGGCGACCTCATCGAGAGCCTGTATACGTGA
- a CDS encoding ABC transporter ATP-binding protein produces MTALLRVSSIETLYFDRIYALFGVSLEIEEGEIFTVLGPNGAGKTTLLRTIAGLLKDQPKKGEIHFAGRRIDGWQPEAVARLGIVYVPEDRGLFRELSVEENLDLGLWGRRDDGIKKDLDFVYGMFPILKERAKQEAETLSGGEQQMLALGRAMLRRPRLLMLDEPSLGLAPRVAKSVYEALGTISHTGTTILLVEQNARLALRVAQRGAIFEAGRVVLEGTSAELEANEDVREVYLGVGVADASPKVWRLYRKRRRW; encoded by the coding sequence ATGACGGCGCTGCTCCGCGTCTCCAGCATCGAGACCCTGTATTTCGACAGGATCTACGCCCTCTTCGGTGTCTCGCTCGAGATCGAGGAAGGGGAGATCTTCACCGTGCTGGGCCCGAACGGCGCCGGTAAGACGACCCTGTTGAGAACCATCGCAGGCCTGCTCAAGGACCAGCCCAAGAAGGGCGAGATCCACTTTGCCGGCCGGCGCATCGACGGCTGGCAGCCCGAGGCCGTCGCGCGCCTCGGCATCGTCTACGTGCCCGAGGACCGCGGCCTCTTCCGCGAGCTCAGCGTGGAGGAGAATCTCGATCTGGGCCTGTGGGGCCGGCGCGACGATGGCATCAAGAAGGACCTCGACTTCGTCTACGGCATGTTCCCGATCCTGAAGGAGCGGGCGAAGCAGGAAGCGGAGACGCTCTCGGGAGGCGAGCAGCAGATGCTGGCGCTCGGGCGCGCGATGTTGAGGCGCCCGCGGCTCCTGATGCTCGACGAGCCCTCGCTGGGGCTCGCTCCGCGGGTGGCGAAGTCCGTCTACGAGGCGCTCGGCACCATCAGCCACACCGGCACCACCATACTGCTCGTGGAGCAGAACGCCCGGCTGGCGCTCCGCGTGGCCCAGCGCGGGGCCATCTTCGAGGCGGGCCGCGTCGTGCTCGAGGGAACGTCGGCCGAGCTCGAGGCCAACGAGGACGTGCGCGAGGTGTACCTGGGCGTCGGCGTCGCGGACGCCTCGCCCAAGGTATGGCGGCTCTACCGCAAACGGAGGAGATGGTAA
- a CDS encoding ABC transporter ATP-binding protein produces the protein MADLLEVRDLSLQFGGITALQGVGVAIAEGETLAVIGPNGSGKTSLFNCVTGIYRPTSGAIRLRGESILGLSPDEVTRRGIARTFQNLRLFHNMTVLDNIMVGRHLHFRKNFAAVLLRLRGEEIRHRRRCEEIIEFLNLEVVRKSRVADCSYGLQKRVEMGRALATEPRLLLLDEPVSGLNQEEKDEFAYWIHEIRGRFAITVLLVEHDLRIASRLATRMVALDHGVKIAEGSPAEVQRHPDVIKAYLGE, from the coding sequence ATGGCGGACCTGCTCGAGGTCCGAGACCTCTCACTCCAATTCGGCGGCATCACGGCCCTCCAGGGCGTGGGGGTGGCCATCGCTGAGGGCGAGACCCTCGCCGTGATCGGCCCGAACGGCTCCGGCAAGACGTCCCTCTTCAACTGCGTCACCGGCATCTACCGCCCGACCTCCGGCGCCATCCGCTTGCGCGGGGAGTCGATCCTCGGGCTCTCGCCCGACGAGGTCACGCGGCGGGGCATCGCCCGCACCTTCCAGAACCTGCGCCTCTTCCACAACATGACCGTGCTCGACAACATCATGGTCGGCCGGCACCTGCACTTCAGGAAGAACTTCGCGGCGGTGCTGCTGCGCCTCCGCGGCGAGGAGATCAGGCACAGGCGCCGCTGCGAGGAGATCATCGAGTTCCTGAACCTGGAAGTGGTCCGGAAGAGCCGCGTCGCCGACTGCTCCTACGGCCTCCAGAAGCGCGTCGAGATGGGCCGGGCGCTGGCGACGGAGCCCAGGCTCCTGCTGCTCGACGAGCCGGTCTCCGGGCTGAACCAGGAGGAGAAGGACGAGTTCGCGTACTGGATCCACGAGATCCGCGGGCGCTTCGCGATCACCGTGCTCCTGGTCGAGCACGACCTGCGCATCGCCTCGCGGCTCGCGACCAGGATGGTCGCCCTCGATCACGGCGTGAAGATAGCGGAAGGCTCCCCGGCCGAGGTCCAGCGCCACCCCGATGTGATCAAGGCGTACCTGGGCGAATGA